Proteins from a genomic interval of Gordonia sp. SL306:
- a CDS encoding MFS transporter has translation MPVQPTPSEGSGVTPGATTSDSQRVWTPRLVLGLVSIVLLLEVLAISYLMISTALPFIVTHYQTTQGAWLLTAFLLTGAVTAPVIGRLSDMFGKRRLLLVCVALAAVGCLLSAIAPSYGVMIAGRALAGFLVPCLFLGYSLIRDVFPPKAVALAVSIATTGMGLVAVPAPFLTGWLIDDFGFRSIFWFLFAVVVAIGFAILVTVDESPLRVRTTVDLVGAVLLGAGLAGVLVGVSFGPSWGWTAASTLTYLLGGAALLMAWLVSARTVAAPLVDLDVLRRRPVYLTTISAGVAYGISGLFAVLLPMMVMVPGIMGLGYGWGLSAEDFALFQLPMVIAIVAGGLFVGVLVSRGFAPRLLMLAGLSLMAIGMLVVAFNHSEKSTIILGAVILGLGQGMSYAAVPNLVIEAVSPTLQASTASIVAVSQSIFPAVLSVVAFTVLNNSHVAMVAEGATFYDSDGFKVAFVIGAIVSVVGALTALAMPRRASDEIIETTGVLGAA, from the coding sequence ATGCCTGTACAACCCACCCCGAGCGAGGGCTCGGGCGTCACGCCTGGCGCGACGACATCCGACTCCCAGCGGGTCTGGACCCCCCGGCTCGTGCTCGGTCTCGTGTCCATCGTGCTGTTGCTGGAGGTCCTGGCGATCAGCTATCTGATGATCTCCACGGCACTGCCGTTCATCGTCACGCATTATCAGACAACGCAGGGGGCCTGGCTGCTCACAGCATTCCTGCTCACCGGCGCGGTCACGGCGCCCGTCATCGGCCGCCTCTCGGACATGTTCGGCAAGCGTCGCCTCCTGCTCGTCTGTGTCGCGTTGGCTGCGGTCGGGTGCCTGTTGTCGGCGATCGCGCCCTCGTACGGCGTGATGATCGCCGGCCGTGCACTGGCCGGATTCCTCGTCCCGTGCCTGTTCCTCGGTTATTCGCTGATCCGAGATGTGTTCCCGCCGAAGGCCGTCGCCCTGGCGGTCAGCATTGCGACAACCGGGATGGGCCTGGTGGCGGTGCCTGCGCCGTTCCTCACCGGCTGGCTGATCGACGACTTCGGATTCCGCAGCATCTTCTGGTTCCTCTTCGCCGTGGTGGTCGCGATCGGGTTCGCGATCCTCGTCACGGTCGACGAGTCGCCGCTGAGGGTACGGACAACCGTCGATCTGGTCGGCGCGGTGCTGCTCGGCGCGGGTCTCGCCGGAGTGCTGGTCGGCGTCAGCTTCGGGCCGTCCTGGGGCTGGACCGCGGCATCGACCCTCACCTACCTCCTCGGTGGGGCTGCGTTGCTCATGGCATGGCTGGTGTCGGCGAGAACGGTCGCCGCGCCTCTGGTGGATCTGGATGTGCTGCGTCGTCGTCCGGTGTATCTCACGACCATCAGCGCCGGTGTCGCTTATGGGATCTCCGGGCTGTTCGCGGTTCTGTTGCCGATGATGGTGATGGTGCCCGGCATCATGGGACTCGGGTACGGCTGGGGTTTGTCGGCGGAGGATTTCGCGCTGTTCCAGTTGCCGATGGTGATCGCGATCGTGGCCGGCGGACTGTTCGTCGGTGTGTTGGTGAGCCGAGGCTTCGCGCCGCGGCTGCTCATGCTCGCGGGCCTCTCGCTGATGGCGATCGGCATGCTCGTGGTGGCGTTCAACCATTCGGAGAAGTCGACGATCATCCTGGGAGCGGTGATTCTCGGCCTGGGTCAGGGTATGTCGTATGCGGCCGTGCCGAACTTGGTGATCGAGGCCGTGTCGCCCACGCTGCAGGCCAGTACGGCCAGCATTGTCGCCGTGAGTCAGAGCATCTTCCCGGCGGTGCTGTCGGTGGTCGCGTTCACCGTGCTGAACAATTCGCACGTAGCGATGGTTGCGGAAGGCGCCACGTTCTATGACTCGGACGGGTTCAAGGTGGCCTTCGTGATCGGTGCGATCGTCTCGGTGGTGGGCGCGCTGACCGCGCTGGCCATGCCACGGCGAGCGAGTGACGAAATCATCGAGACCACTGGAGTTCTCGGCGCTGCCTGA
- a CDS encoding HNH endonuclease: protein MTTVDTVVDSVRDLHFDDVSDLTKPSAFDTMRALIVMGNLLEHRMATVAGHLDRLGVAKDHGRKMTELLIVMGLAPAFAARLQRVAAASSSLPTLHAHAIDGAISGEHVDAIVKGMTHAASRCAEPIDDATRLTFVTDLLGQFFSGATSAQIAKHARTLGNQHADDTGGIPAAEDRDLNALSKSIDNDGRLEVRADLNVEVGEKFHAAIEELAKPRLEPDGSPDARSTERRQADALETLLDIAARGGNTHIASAPRTQTLITVPAQRPTQAESEFMGSITEATLHTLTCDGTITTMIVDGEKVPLDISREKRLFPAPIRRALHERDKCCIKCGAPASRTHAHHLHHWADGGETCLENGCLLCPSCHADVHHNGWDVVMGLDRHPWLIPPTTVDSRRQPIPAHNRRTLNLDNPPAAA, encoded by the coding sequence ATGACCACAGTCGATACCGTTGTCGATTCGGTGCGTGACCTGCACTTCGACGACGTTTCGGATCTGACGAAGCCCTCGGCATTCGACACCATGAGAGCGCTCATCGTGATGGGCAACCTGCTCGAACACCGCATGGCGACCGTGGCCGGCCACCTCGACCGCCTCGGAGTCGCCAAAGACCACGGCCGCAAGATGACCGAACTGCTGATCGTCATGGGCCTCGCCCCCGCATTCGCCGCCCGGCTACAACGCGTCGCCGCAGCCTCGTCATCGTTGCCGACACTGCACGCACATGCCATCGACGGTGCGATCTCCGGCGAACACGTCGATGCCATCGTCAAGGGGATGACCCATGCTGCTTCGCGATGTGCGGAACCGATCGACGACGCGACGCGTCTGACCTTTGTGACAGACCTTCTCGGCCAGTTCTTCTCCGGCGCCACATCCGCCCAGATCGCCAAACATGCTCGTACACTGGGTAATCAGCACGCCGACGACACCGGCGGAATCCCCGCGGCCGAAGACCGTGATTTGAATGCCCTGTCGAAATCCATTGACAACGATGGTCGCCTGGAAGTGCGTGCCGACCTCAACGTCGAAGTCGGCGAAAAGTTCCATGCCGCCATCGAAGAACTCGCCAAACCCCGGCTCGAACCCGACGGGTCACCGGACGCGCGGTCGACCGAACGCCGCCAGGCCGATGCATTGGAAACGCTGCTCGATATCGCCGCCCGCGGCGGGAACACCCATATCGCATCCGCACCCCGGACCCAAACATTGATCACCGTGCCGGCGCAGAGACCCACGCAGGCAGAGTCGGAGTTCATGGGCTCGATCACCGAAGCCACCCTGCACACCCTCACGTGCGACGGCACCATCACCACCATGATCGTGGACGGGGAGAAGGTGCCCCTCGACATCAGCCGGGAAAAACGACTGTTTCCGGCGCCGATACGGAGAGCTCTGCATGAGCGCGACAAGTGCTGCATCAAATGTGGCGCGCCCGCATCCCGTACCCATGCGCACCATCTGCATCACTGGGCCGACGGCGGCGAAACCTGTCTGGAAAACGGCTGTTTACTCTGCCCGTCCTGTCACGCCGACGTTCACCACAACGGCTGGGACGTGGTGATGGGACTCGACAGACACCCCTGGCTGATCCCACCGACCACCGTGGACTCCAGACGGCAACCGATACCGGCTCACAACCGGCGCACACTGAATCTCGACAACCCTCCTGCGGCTGCGTGA